The DNA segment GTCGAGCGAGGGGCCGACCCAGCCGCCCGTGGTGGGTTCGGGCACGAGTGCCCCCGCAGGGACCTCGACCCGCTGCGGGCCGAGCGGGGTCTGCACGTCGCACGCCCCGCGGTGCACCCGCACGACGCGGGCCCGCAGCACCCGGGTTCCCCGCCGGGGAACGCGTGCCGGAACCCGCCGTGGAACCGGTGGGCAGCCCTGCGTGGAACACCGCCCAGCGCCGGTCCCGGTCCTCGTCCCAGCCGAGCCGGGTCAGCGGGTCGGAGGGGTGCCCCTCGATGGTCACGTCGTCGAGGTCAGGTTCGGGCGCGAACTCCCGGCGAGGGGTTTCCGGGCGGTCAGAGCGTCACGACGACGCGGCCGCGGAACCGGCCGGCCTCCCCGTCCGCGTGGACCGCGGCGAGGTCGGCCAGGGGGCGGCGCTGGGAGACGTCCAGGAGGAGTTCCCCGGCATCGACGGCGCGGACCAGTTCGGCCAGCTGCTTGGTGTCGTTGCGGACGTACAGGACGGTCCAGCGCACGTCGCGCGCCTCGTCGTCGGTCAGCGGCAGCGGCGGGGCGCTCACGGCGCGCCCGCCCGGGCGCACGAGGTCGGTGAGGCGGCTCAGCTGCGCCGGGTCCCCGGAGACGTTGTTGAACAGCAGGTCGACGGGTCCGTCGAGGGCGTCGGTCAGCGACGTGGTGGTGTAGTCGACGACCTCGTCCGCGCCGCGGGCCAGGACGGTGTCCCGGCTGCGTGGGCCGGCCGTGGCGATCACGTGGGCGCCGGCGCGCTTGGCCAGCTGCACCGCGAAACCGCCGACGCCCCCGCCCGCGCCGTTGACCAGGACGCGTTCCCCGGCCCGCAGGCGGCCGTGGTCGAACAGGCCCTGGAAGGCGGTGAGGCCGGCGACGGGCAGGACGGCGGCGTCGGCCAGCGGTACCGACGCCGGCGCCGGGACGAGCAGCTCGCGGGGCACGGCGGCGAACTGCGCGGCCCCGCCGCCGACGGGGACGCCGAGGAAGGCGACGACGTGCTCGTCCGTCTCCACGTCGTCCACCACCACGGTTCCCGACACCTCCAGGCCGGGGGTGTAGGGCAGCTCCACGGGGATGAGGTCGGTCATGACGCCGGAGCGGATGGCGGCGTCGACGGCGTTGAAGGTGGTGCCGGCGACCCGGACGAGGACCTCGCCGGGGCCGGGGACGGGCCGGTCGACCTCGGCGACCTGCAGGACGTCGGGGGTGCCGAAGCGGGTGACCTGGACTGCGCGCACGGTGCGCTCCTCTCGTCTAGTGCTCCGAATTCGAAGCATACGAGGAGAGTAGAGCTGCTTTGAATTCGACGCAAGTAGGCTGCCGGCGTGGACCGCAACGGACTCAGCGACCAGCAGCTCGCGGCGTACCTCGCCCTCACCGAGGTCGGCAACCTGCTCCAGCAGGCCGTCGCCGACCAGCTGCGCACCGACGGCGACCTCAGCCCGGTGCAGTTCCAGGTGCTCGCGCTGCTCGCCGCTCCCGGGGCACCGCAGTACCGCATGACGGACCTGGCCGACCGCATCGTCTTCAGCCGCAGCGGGTTCACCTACCAGGCCGGCCAGCTCGAGAAGCGGGGCCTCATCGCCCGCGAACCGTCCCCGCAGGACGAACGCAGCACCGTCGTGCGGCTGACCGACGACGGCCGGGCCCTGCTCGCCGACGTCATGCCCGGGCACGTGGAGGTGGTGCGCAGCCTGCTGGTGGAGGCGGTGCCCGACGGCGATCTCGGTGCGCTCAGCGCGGTGCTGGGCCCGGTGCGGGACCGGTTGCGCCAGGCCCCACCCCGCTCGGCGCGACCACGGCGCCGGCGGGGCTGAGGGGAGCGGTCCGGACGGGTCAGCGGCCCGGGACGGCGTCCAGGACCCGCCCGACCGTGGGCCCGGCCCCGTCGAACGCGCTGACGACGACCTGCCGGGCACGGTCCAGACCGTCGAACCGGTCGAACCCGTCGAACCCGCCCGGGGCGGCGACCGGGCTCCCCGGCAGCAGCGGCAGGACGAGGGCCAGGACCAGCACGGCGAGCCCACCGCGCAGGACCGCGCCGACGCTGCGGTCGAGCACCCGCAGGTGCACCGCCCCCAGCGCCCGGGCCAGGGCGGTGCCCAGCGCCCCGCCCAGGCCGGCCCCGACGACGGCCAGGACGAGGACGGCGCCGGCGAGCAGGGCGAGCGCGGTCCAGCCGGTCTGCGGCCACCGCGCGTCGATGCGGACGGCGAGGCTCAGACCGACCCAGGCCCCGGCCCCCAGACCGAGCAGGGTCAGGACGAGGCGCGAGGCCCCGCGGCGCCACCCGGAGCGGGCGGCCAGGACCACGACGAGCACCGCCAGGGCCAGCACGAGCAGATCGGCCAGGCGGCCCGCGCCGAACGGGTCCGGGAGGGAGAAGGGGATGTCCACGCCCAGACCGTATGCACGCCAGGTCAGTCGAAGCACCTGTGCGGCAAGAACTTCAGGGTCGCCTCAGGGTTTCCCCGGAGCGGTGCGGGGGACGGGTGCGGGACGTCCACGCGCTGCGCACGGATCCTCCGCGGCTCCTGCCCGGGACGCCCGCGTCCGCTCAGGCGGGCCGGACGGCGCCGGTGAACAGCGGGCCGACCAGCGCGAGGTCGTCGAGGTCGGCGAGGTGGTCGGGGGGCAGCGGGGGCAGGACGCGGGTGCCGGCCTCCGCGCACGCCCGGCGCAGCCCGGCGTCCCAGTCGTCGGGGGCCGCCCGCACGTCCAGCAGCGTCACGGTCGCGGCGAGCTCGCGGACGGTGCCGGGGTCGCGGGCCACGACGGTCACGGCCTCGGCGGGGAACTCCGCGGCCACGACGTCGACGAGGGCGGCGACCGCCGCGGACTCGTGGGCGACGACGCACCGCGCGCCCGCCGCGAG comes from the Kineococcus mangrovi genome and includes:
- a CDS encoding NADP-dependent oxidoreductase yields the protein MRAVQVTRFGTPDVLQVAEVDRPVPGPGEVLVRVAGTTFNAVDAAIRSGVMTDLIPVELPYTPGLEVSGTVVVDDVETDEHVVAFLGVPVGGGAAQFAAVPRELLVPAPASVPLADAAVLPVAGLTAFQGLFDHGRLRAGERVLVNGAGGGVGGFAVQLAKRAGAHVIATAGPRSRDTVLARGADEVVDYTTTSLTDALDGPVDLLFNNVSGDPAQLSRLTDLVRPGGRAVSAPPLPLTDDEARDVRWTVLYVRNDTKQLAELVRAVDAGELLLDVSQRRPLADLAAVHADGEAGRFRGRVVVTL
- a CDS encoding MarR family winged helix-turn-helix transcriptional regulator; the encoded protein is MDRNGLSDQQLAAYLALTEVGNLLQQAVADQLRTDGDLSPVQFQVLALLAAPGAPQYRMTDLADRIVFSRSGFTYQAGQLEKRGLIAREPSPQDERSTVVRLTDDGRALLADVMPGHVEVVRSLLVEAVPDGDLGALSAVLGPVRDRLRQAPPRSARPRRRRG
- a CDS encoding CvpA family protein, which codes for MDIPFSLPDPFGAGRLADLLVLALAVLVVVLAARSGWRRGASRLVLTLLGLGAGAWVGLSLAVRIDARWPQTGWTALALLAGAVLVLAVVGAGLGGALGTALARALGAVHLRVLDRSVGAVLRGGLAVLVLALVLPLLPGSPVAAPGGFDGFDRFDGLDRARQVVVSAFDGAGPTVGRVLDAVPGR